The genomic stretch ATTCCCGCCATACTACCAATTTCCTCAATCTACCTTCCTCAACCACACCTCAACCAACAAGCCGCAACCCACTAGCCGGCGCACCAATCTGCGTGATGCCATCGATCCTGCACACCGTGCCCTTGTATCTTGCGTGGTACTTGGCACCGCTATACGGACTCGTAACCGATGGCATGCCGCTGTAGATGGGTGTGTAGCTGGCAGCGCAAATGTCAAAGTCGGCGAATTGGTCAAAGTCGATCTCAATAACGTCGGACGGGTTCCTCTCGGCAATAGTCTTGACGCGCTTGGCCTGCTCCTTCATTTTTGCGTTGCCAGTGCGATCGAGGAGAGCGTTGGCGAAGTTAAGAGCCGTGTTGAGCTGCTTGTTCTTTTGGGCAAATGTCATGGCCGCTGAAAGCGGGATCGAGTTGTGAGGGCCTTCCAGCTCAGGAACGGTGAAGTAGGCAGAGAGTTCGAGGGCGCGCTTCTTGTCCGCGTCAGATAGACCAGAAATGTCCGTGGCGCCATTTAGAAGTTTGCGGCGCTCAAGCTCGATAGACATTGCCAATATGTATTGAGTAGCAGTATTGATCGCCTTCTTAGCCTGGATGACATGTTAGTGATACGTCGACGGAATGGCATCTAGAGCTTACATCAGACAATTCCGCCTGCGAGGAGACGACGTTGACCATGAGAAGCTGCAATAACTTCTTGAGAGCGGCAACACCATCCTCCAACTTGTTCTTGAGCAGCCACTGCTTGCCAGCCGCTAGGTCGGTGGCGAGGATAGACTCCAAGTCGCGCGGTATAATCGGCAGAATCTTGCGTGAGTCGGTTTCATCCACTGTTCTCCGGACATAGTTGACCAACGATGGCATGTTTGGTGTGGCCGGTAGGAATGTTCGCGTCGCTTGATAGATTTCTTGGAAGCGTTCCTCGAGAGGCGCGAAGTTGACAGCACCAACTTGCCGGTTCAGTAACTGCATGGCAGTATCAAATGAGCCTGCAGCGACGTGATCTGCCGCCAAGGGTGAGTTACGTGCCCAGAGATCGGCTTCGCTGCTACCAGCACCGGCTTCGGCTCCCTCAACTTCAACGAAATCATCCTCGGCTTCTACATCACCATCGTCGCCCATATCCCATCCGCCAACGTCGTCTTCCTCGTCGCCACCGAGATCAGCTACAGCATGGTTGGCTTCTGGCTCGCCCATTAGGTCTTCATCGCCGTAGCCATTAGCTGCTGGTTCCTCGGACCCAACGCCCTCAACCTCTCCCTGGAGAGCCTTCTCAAATACAGTTGAAGAAGCTGCACGTGTTGGCCAATTCGCCTTGTGGGTCGGTACAATGGGCTTAGGGGGTGCGAGAGGACTACCTATGGAGGGCAGGTTGATTTGTTCTTCAGAAACACCGGCAGCTTCCAGGATCGACTGAGCTTGTTCATCGAGTCCATGGGCTTTGGCAGTGGCGTAGGCGAGTGGGTACAAATCAAGCTCCTGGAACATCTCTATCCGGTTCTGCACATCACCTAAGTAGAGTGCGTTCTGGAATCGAGCCGTCATGTCTCCGCGGTGCTCCGCGATCTTAGCCATACGCTTCAACTTGTCCTGATCACCTGTTGTGAGATACAAGAAAGACAGCTTGTCGAAGTTCCGAAGCTTCTGGTAGGTCATTTCCACTGTTTGGTGGTTACCATGTGCAAGCGCCTCCGTACTCAGTCGCTGCCAGAGCTTTGGTCGGTCAAGCTGCTTGGCCATCTCAACAGCAACCTCGAGGTTACCGCATTCAATAGCCAGCTCGAACCGCGTCTGAGGATCCTGGACGAATTGAAGAGCAATCTCGGGATATCCTTTCTTCTGAAGATAAGAAATGATGCTCTGTCCAACCAAGCTCGAAGTCTTGATTATGTTCAGCATCTCATCGTAGTTGCGCTTAACAAGAGCCAGCTTGAATCGGTATTCAGTGGGATCGATTTGGAGAATCTTCGGCTTCGCTGCGCGGTCCAAGCAGTATACGTTGCGGCCCTTGACCCTCACAAGGTAAACAGTTTGCTCGAGAGTCCTAACGATTCCGTTGTCGCCGTTCATCAAGCTGTACTTGATGTGGTTGAGGGTTGAGTAAAGCAGAACGCCGGTATCGTCAAAGACTGCGCTCTTGATGCGGATAGTCTCGTGTAAAGTACTGACCTGCTCGAGGCTCTTTGTCGCAATAGTGACGTTGTGTTTACTCAGGAGCGCGACATGTAATCCATCTGATGACCACACAACATATTTGACGCCGTTGATGCTCAACTCTGCCAGATTCTTCTTGGCCTGGATATCATATAGCACAACGGTGGTAGGTGTAATCAAAAGCAGGTTGCCAGTACCACCGAAGTAGATATCGGTGGTTCCAGTGGGAGGCTTGATAGTCTTCGTAGTGGAGTTGCTGAGGTCCTTGATATCGATCTGCTGGTTGGACTGATTGAAGACTGCAAATCGGTTCCTAGCGACGAATACAGCGGAGTTACCCGATCCACGTTTGGTGTCCGTTGGTTCTACCGCACCAGAAGCGTCGCGTGGAAGGTTAATCAGCTCATATGTTCCGCCGTCAGCCGGGCTCGTAACGAGAATGGATCTCTCTGCCGGGTTGTATGATAGTGTTCGTGGAGGTACCCAAGCGCTTCCCAACTTCTTCAAAGACAGCATAGACGGAGCCTCAATGTTCTTCTGGAAGTCGTACGACCGTACGTGCTTTTCTTTGTTGATATAGAATAGGTTGTTCTGGTAGACGGCAGATGCGGGTCGCTCGCGCTCCAGCTTGAATACCATGACTCCGTTGTCGTGACCAGCGGCGAAGAGGTTGATTTCGGGATGCGCTGCGATTGTCCAGAACCGGTCATTCTCACGCTTGAAAGACTGGACAGCGGTTCGGCGATTGAGATCCCAAACACGGATGGTTTCCGCAAGTTGTTAGCTATTGCCTGACATACACTGGCTGGAAGACTTACTGTCCTCTCCCACAGAGAGTATCAAATCCTGGTGCGGGTGGAACAGACATGCCGACGCGTTCTGGAAGTGACCGCGACATGTGTCCACCTCCCAAGCCTTTGTCTCTGACATTCTCCACAGTTTCACGAGGCGGTCATCGCCGGCGGAGACGATCAATGGCAGTGTGGGATGGAATGCGACAAAGTTCACACCACGGTCGTGTCCCTCAAGAACAAATTTGACCACGGCATCCGTGTTTCCGAACATGTCTGCCTGGTTCTGGTTGGCGCGTGCCATCTGATCCTCAAACGACATTGCTTGTGGCGCCGAGTGCTTCTTTCGTAGGCCAGATATGTCCCAAACGCGAACCGACTGGTCGAGTGAGGCGGAAACCACGAGGTCCTCTTTCGGATGGAACTAAAATATGTTAGCAGCGACCTCGACCTCTGGAAAAGGATTTACGTACTGATGCTGCCATCACGTAGTGATTATGGCCCGTCATGGTACAGATAAGTGACCTGTTCTGCCAATTCCATATGCGGATGGTTTGATCATCCGAGCAACTCAATATCCAAGGTAGCTCGTGATGAAAGTAGGCCGTGCGGACATAATCCAGATGGCCATTGAGTGTGAAGAGGCATCGCCGAGTCTGGTAAGACCAGACCTTGATCTTATAGTCGTCGCCGCCGGATACGAATAGAGGTTGAGTTTTGTGGAAGTCCACCGCGCGAACCTGGGCCAATTCCGTTAGCGATTATCCCCAACTAGGTGGGCGCGACTGTAATATTACCGGACCATCGTGCTCTTCAAAGCGATCTATCAATGTGCCCATGCGGTAGTCCCATAGTTGGATAGTCGAAGAGTGCAGCGACACAAGGATCCATGGTCTGAAGGCGGTCAGCGAGGGAAGGAGCAACAACCGGAAGAGTGTAGGTACCTCTTGGGATGGAAAGCTATGCCTTTGGCTCGTGAACTCTTGCTCTCAAACTACCCGCTGTTAgctggtggtggaggcgcATTGCTAGGCAGGTGCTTGCCTTGGTCAACATGGAGGGAGACGACGCCATTGCGGAATTGAGGACGAAGCCGCAGCTTCACAATCGTCTAGCGTGGCCTCAATACTAGAACAGCGCAGGCAGAAATATCCGGGCGAAGGTAGGGAGGCACGAAACACGGTGTTGACTACTAACTGTCTGCGGTACTGCTGCTCTGTCCAATGTTCGATATGCCACGCAACATCAATTCGGATTAAGCTCAGGGCACGCCTATCCACATCGGGCCGCTAGCGTCAACTCCCCACTATGATCACGTGAGAACGACGAGACATCAACTCCTCCATAACACCTGGTACCTATTCCAGGGCGGACGACGCCAATGTTTCACTTCAGAAACCTCGCATTTTCCCGCAAACATTGTCGCCAACAGAGCCTCCTGCTCCTCCGAGGCCGCATGAGTTGAAATTTGCCTCCGCTGCGTGGGCTCGGCTGCCCCGGTCTGGCGTGCTGCAACGATGCCCCGCAGGAGTCACCAATGCGACTCCGTGCCAGCTGGCCGTCGTAGTGCCAACACTACCCTACCCGCCCTGTGCAGGATAATTTTGAGCGCCGTCCCTATTGGGCAACTGTCCAGCCTGACGCAAGGTAGATTGCCCGAGTCTTTGTCGCGACTAATCGTTCGCGACCACATATCGTAGCCAGCATCGGAGTCATGGAGGGAACGCGATGCTGCACATGGAAAGGCAGCAACGCTGCAGACCCGCTCCGTGGCCGGACAGCTCATTGCTGAAACGCAGGTGATAATTGGCGACTGTCCCGCGCACATTTCTCACTTTGCAGGGAATTCATACCTCCTCCAGtactcttcttctccttccACATCCCTATTCGATCACCACATACGCATTGCACCCGAACTGACTGCGCTTGGTGGCTTTGACCGATCTGCAAGCTACATTTCCTGCATTGCTGCCTATAGTACTCCAATTCCACCTGCACGATAAGCCAAGGCGTTGCAGGGTCCGACTTGTTAAAACTCTCCACCCTTCCGCTCGAGCTCGCCGCTCAGATATCCCAGTAAAACACTCTCGGGCCACCTCCAGAATGATACAGTCGACGCAACTCTTCTTCCGCATTTCAAAGATTAGACACGTCCGTCGGACTTTGATTCCCTGAGATATCGAGATATCAGCACCACATTACAGAGAGGGCCACTGATACGTACGCCTTCGCAATTGGCTGCAACCAAGCCTGACGCACTTCCCCCGTAAAATCACCACAACACCCTCCTGGCTATGGCAACGCACCCCCAGTCGCCGGTCGACGTTGTCATCGACCACCTGCAGTCACCGCCCATGACGCCCACTTCTCGCACACGCACTTTCTGCCCGCCGCAAACACACCAGACCTCACCCGTATACAAGCGCATGGGTAGGTTCGTACAGACACCGCCATTGGAGTTCATCGAACCAACTGGATACAACCACCACTTTAACTTCACCCGCCCACAATCATGCGAGCCAATTTCGCATCCATCGTCAGATTCGGAGCGAGCGTACGCAGCCACAACTCGTCAGGGGACTGAGTCCGTGACCGAATCCGAGTGTGATTCCGATGATGAAAACGAGTCCGGCGAAGAAAGCGAACAAGAAGATAAGAGGCCTGTACGCCGGGTAGAAAGAGCTCAGTTCATACTCGAAGAACTGGACAGCGACCCAGGCTACGATTGCGATGTAGAGATCCTACGGCCAGACCATTGCGAGGATGCAAAAAGTGACAAGAGTGGCGCAAA from Pyrenophora tritici-repentis strain M4 chromosome 1, whole genome shotgun sequence encodes the following:
- a CDS encoding coatomer subunit alpha, coding for MFAGKCEVSEFESKSSRAKGIAFHPKRPWILVSLHSSTIQLWDYRMGTLIDRFEEHDGPVRAVDFHKTQPLFVSGGDDYKIKVWSYQTRRCLFTLNGHLDYVRTAYFHHELPWILSCSDDQTIRIWNWQNRSLICTMTGHNHYVMAASFHPKEDLVVSASLDQSVRVWDISGLRKKHSAPQAMSFEDQMARANQNQADMFGNTDAVVKFVLEGHDRGVNFVAFHPTLPLIVSAGDDRLVKLWRMSETKAWEVDTCRGHFQNASACLFHPHQDLILSVGEDTHPEINLFAAGHDNGVMVFKLERERPASAVYQNNLFYINKEKHVRSYDFQKNIEAPSMLSLKKLGSAWVPPRTLSYNPAERSILVTSPADGGTYELINLPRDASGAVEPTDTKRGSGNSAVFVARNRFAVFNQSNQQIDIKDLSNSTTKTIKPPTGTTDIYFGGTGNLLLITPTTVVLYDIQAKKNLAELSINGVKYVVWSSDGLHVALLSKHNVTIATKSLEQVSTLHETIRIKSAVFDDTGVLLYSTLNHIKYSLMNGDNGIVRTLEQTVYLVRVKGRNVYCLDRAAKPKILQIDPTEYRFKLALVKRNYDEMLNIIKTSSLVGQSIISYLQKKGYPEIALQFVQDPQTRFELAIECGNLEVAVEMAKQLDRPKLWQRLSTEALAHGNHQTVEMTYQKLRNFDKLSFLYLTTGDQDKLKRMAKIAEHRGDMTARFQNALYLGDVQNRIEMFQELDLYPLAYATAKAHGLDEQAQSILEAAGVSEEQINLPSIGSPLAPPKPIVPTHKANWPTRAASSTVFEKALQGEVEGVGSEEPAANGYGDEDLMGEPEANHAVADLGGDEEDDVGGWDMGDDGDVEAEDDFVEVEGAEAGAGSSEADLWARNSPLAADHVAAGSFDTAMQLLNRQVGAVNFAPLEERFQEIYQATRTFLPATPNMPSLVNYVRRTVDETDSRKILPIIPRDLESILATDLAAGKQWLLKNKLEDGVAALKKLLQLLMVNVVSSQAELSDAKKAINTATQYILAMSIELERRKLLNGATDISGLSDADKKRALELSAYFTVPELEGPHNSIPLSAAMTFAQKNKQLNTALNFANALLDRTGNAKMKEQAKRVKTIAERNPSDVIEIDFDQFADFDICAASYTPIYSGMPSVTSPYSGAKYHARYKGTVCRIDGITQID
- a CDS encoding Nucleo-P87 domain containing protein, whose translation is MATHPQSPVDVVIDHLQSPPMTPTSRTRTFCPPQTHQTSPVYKRMGRFVQTPPLEFIEPTGYNHHFNFTRPQSCEPISHPSSDSERAYAATTRQGTESVTESECDSDDENESGEESEQEDKRPVRRVERAQFILEELDSDPGYDCDVEILRPDHCEDAKSDKSGAKAEVLARMNELQLEEDSSEDEERARIYLRKKKRWSAGIFKRSHSQSVEGDSSYSDNDPLDDIDQNARRLRRRVRGPRRESLIFEDRGFSNTNNIAEVEEPDEGIVLHSKGPPSIPSDDAFTLDELPFWRGHDDMDIEYESE